GCGCCATCCTCTACGCCAATATGCTGGAGACAATCATTCCAGATTTCCGCGATGACGCACCTCTTGAGCGGCACCTGGTCGAGCAGCGATTTTGGGTAATGGACGACACGTCACACACCGGAATGCACTATCGGTCTGACGACTTCAATGAGCCGGCGCCAAACCGTTACACGATTATCCGAGCCCAGTTCGACAAGTGGTTTTCACGGAAAGTGCGCGCGGCTGGCGCGATAGTTTTGTGCGAGACGACGGCGACGGAGCTGGCTCTCGATGCTGACGGCAAGGTGATAGGCGTCCACACCGATCGAGAGGGCGGTATCATCCATGCGGAAGTGGTTGTTCTCGCCGAAGGCGTGAACGGCCTGCTCGGCACGAGAGCAGGATTTCGTAAGGTACCGAAACCCGAAGCCGTGGCACTCGCTGTCAAGGAAATGCATTTCCTGCCGGAAGAGGTCATCGCTGAGCGCTTCGGCCTTAGCGGCGATCAAGGCTGCGTTATTGAAGCGGCGGGGACAATCTCGCGCGGAATGGCCGGATTGGGATTCCTCTATACCAACAAGGAATCTATCTCGCTCGGGATCGGCTGTCTTGTATCCGATTTCGCAGCGACTATGGAAAGACCATACGCTCTTCTTGAGGCCTTCAAGGGCCATCCCTCAATCAGGCCGCTACTTGCAGGCTCGGAGATTAAGGAATATGCGGCGCACCTCATTCCGGAGGGTGGATTCAAGGCAATTCCGCAGCTCTTTGGGAACGGCTGGGTTGTGGTCGGCGACGCGGCGCAGCTCAACAACGCCGTGCATCGAGAGGGCTCGAACCTCGCGATGACGTCGGGTCGCATTGCCGGCGAAGCGATCGCCATGGTCAAAAGCCGAGGGCGCCCGATGACCAGCGAGAACCTCTCCCTTTACAAGGCCATGCTTGACAAATCCTTCGTCGTGAAAGACCTTAGAAAATACAAGGATATGCCCGCCCTAATCCATACGAATTCACGGAATTTTTTCATGACCTACCCTCAGCTGCTGTCGCAGGCGGCGCAAAATTTCGTTCGCGTCGACGGTACACCCAAGATCGAGAAGGAAAGAGCGACCACGGCCGCTTTTGTTAAGGCGCGTTCGCGATGGGGACTGGTCAGCGACGCGGTCCGCTTGGCACTGGCCTGGCGCTAAAGGGAGAAGTGGTATGACAACTTCACTCGTTCGCATCGAGGACAAGCTTTACCAGAACCGCTACCTGGTGGACACAGGGCGTCCGCACATCAAGGTGCGGCAGCATCAGTCTCCGAGCTCAAACCTGCTCGCGCTGACCCTTGTCTGCCCAGCGAATTGCTATGAGGTGAATGAAGACGGCGAAGTAGAGATTACTGCTGACGGATGCATGGAGTGCGGTACATGTAGAGTCCTGTGCGAAGAGAGCGGTGACATTGATTGGAGCTATCCGCGAGGTGGATTTGGTGTGCTCTTCAAATTTGGCTGAATGCCATCTTCTGTCTAACAAGACGGGTAGGTTCATGGAGTTCTCAAGTGCAAACGTAAGCACTTTATCATATTAGCATGGCGGCATTTTCTCGTTGGGAACCATAAGCCGTCCCGTATGACGCTTAGGGTGTTTCCCCGCAAGAATGGGCTCGATGAGTTATGCCTGAACCATCCGCTACAACCATGGACAAACGGGATTTGGGGACCAGCGGTCTCTACCGGATCTCGAAGGCCTTGATCACTTCAGCCAGCCTTGAGATCAAGCTTGCCAATGTGATGAACACCCTCCCCGCACTTCTGCCAATGCGGCGCGGAGCAATTGTCGCTCTGAACGCTGATGGAGAGCTCGAAACAACTGCAACGTTTGGGTTTGAGCAGGCATCATCAGGGGCTCGCTACCTTCCGGCGAAGGCTGCAATAGACAGAATCGTCGCAAAAGGTTCGCCGCTAGCCTTCCCGGACGCTTGCAAGTCGGACCTGTTCCAGGATGAGCTTCAAAGCCTGTTGAGCGGCACTGGCCAAGTCACCTTCATTGGTGTCCCGATGAAGGTTAATCAAGAAACGCTCGGAACGTTATGGATCGACCGCGCCAACGATGGCGGGACTCTTGAAAAAGAGGTGCGTTTCCTGTCCCTGGTCGCCAACCTTGTCGCGCAGGCGATTCAACTGGATCGCCACCAGAGCCGCGATGATCAGCCCATCATGGACGAGGAAGGAGCACGCAAGAAGAATTCAGGCGACAGGGAACTTCCCGAACCTGCGCGACAGCGGCCAGCAAAAATCGATTGGATTGTCGGGGAAAGCCCTGCGCTAAAGGAGGTGGTTGAAATTGTCGGAGTCGTTGCAAGAACCAATTCTGCGGTGCTTCTCAGGGGCGAAAGCGGCACTGGCAAGGAATTCTTTGCAAGAGCGATCCATGAGCTTTCACCTCGCAGAAAGAAGCCCTTCGTGAAGTTGAACTGCGCTGCACTGTCTGGAAGCGTCCTGGAATCGGAACTGTTTGGACATGAAAAGGGCTCCTTTACAGGAGCCATCTCTCAGCGCGCAGGCCGTTTCGAACTGGCGGATGGCGGAACGTTGCTGCTTGATGAGATCGGCGAGATTTCGCCGGCCTTTCAAGCGAAACTGTTGCGCGTCTTGCAGGAAGGTGAGCTCGAGCGGGTCGGCGGCACAAAAACGCTCAAAGTGGATGTTCGACTCATATGCGCCACCAACAAAAACCTGGAGACGGCAGTCGCGGATGGGGAATTCAGGGCCGACCTTTATTACCGAATCAATGTGGTGCCCATATTTTTGCCGCCTCTCCGGGAGCGAAAGGGGGATATTCCACGCCTTGCTAGGGTTTTCCTCGACCAATTCAACAAGGAAAACAATCGCGATCTCACTTTCTCGCCGGCTGCACTCGATCTTTTGTCAAAGTGCTACTTTCCCGGGAACGTCCGAGAGCTCGAAAACTGCGTCCGCAGGACCGCCACTCTCGCGCGCTCGAGGACAATCGAGCCATCAGATTTCTCCTGCCAGAATGGTCAGTGCGTATCTTCAATGCTCTGGACGGGCGCCAACCGTCCGCATGACGGGCATACGTTCAATGGGCTGGCCATGAGTAGAAGTTTGTCGGTCGAATCGCCGGTCAGCCTCGGTTACTCCAACGGTCCTGACGGCTTAGCGGCGACACCACACATAACGGACCGCGAGCTGCTAATCAGTGCGATGGAGAAGGCCGGCTGGGTTCAGGCGAAGGCAGCTCGGATCCTCGGCCTCACACCGCGGCAAGTCGGCTATGCTTTGCGCCGGCATCGTATACCGGTGAAGAAAATCTAAGGTCGGTGAGCCCACTTAACGTGGGCGTGGCGAACCCTCTTCCTCAGGGCACGCGGGTCTATTGTCCAATTTGGCCGCTTCCTGTCGCGACTTCGACAAAACTGCGTCGGAGCATTGGCCTAAATCGAACACGCAACGCCAACCCCTTGAAATTCCCCATTTTATTGAGTTGGCACAGCGCTTGCACTTCCGACAACGACCTTACTCACCAGTGGAGCTGTTCGATGAGTGCACCGATAATTTCGCTTGAAAGCCTGACCAACACGACATCCTCTGGGCAGTTGCTGACAACCGCGAAATCCGGTGGCTGCGCATCCTCCTCCTGCGGTTTGCCCTCGAGGCCAGCCGAGATGGATTCGGCCACCTGGGAGAAGATCAAGGATCACCCTTGCTTTTCGGAGGAGGCGCACCACTATTTCGCGCGTATGCACGTCGCAGTAGCGCCAGCGTGCAACATCCAATGCAATTACTGCAATCGCAAATATGACTGCGCCAACGAAAGTCGGCCTGGCGTCGTGTCGGAAAAGCTGACACCGGACCAGGCGCTGCGCAAGGTGATTGCGGTCGCCAACGAAGTGCCGCAGCTTTCCGTTCTCGGCATCGCAGGTCCGGGCGATGCTTGTTACGACTGGAAGAAGACAAGGGCGACTTTCGAACGTGTCGCTCGGGAGATCCCCGATATCAAGCTATGCATTTCCACCAATGGACTCGCCCTGCCGGAGCATGTCGACGAGTTGGCGGAAATGAACGTCAGCCACGTGACAATCACCATTAACATGGTCGACCCCGCAGTCGGCGAGAAGATCTATCCCTGGATCTTTTATGGTCATCGCCGCTACACCGGCATGGATGCTGCCAAAATCCTGCATGAGCAGCAGATGTTGGGACTTGAGATGCTGACCGAACGCGGCATCCTCACGAAGATCAATTCGGTGATGATCCCCGGCGTTAATGACCAGCACCTGATCGAAG
This genomic stretch from Sinorhizobium arboris LMG 14919 harbors:
- a CDS encoding FAD-binding protein; translated protein: MTVEKFDAIVVGAGMSGNAAAYTMASRGLKVLQLERGEYPGSKNVQGAILYANMLETIIPDFRDDAPLERHLVEQRFWVMDDTSHTGMHYRSDDFNEPAPNRYTIIRAQFDKWFSRKVRAAGAIVLCETTATELALDADGKVIGVHTDREGGIIHAEVVVLAEGVNGLLGTRAGFRKVPKPEAVALAVKEMHFLPEEVIAERFGLSGDQGCVIEAAGTISRGMAGLGFLYTNKESISLGIGCLVSDFAATMERPYALLEAFKGHPSIRPLLAGSEIKEYAAHLIPEGGFKAIPQLFGNGWVVVGDAAQLNNAVHREGSNLAMTSGRIAGEAIAMVKSRGRPMTSENLSLYKAMLDKSFVVKDLRKYKDMPALIHTNSRNFFMTYPQLLSQAAQNFVRVDGTPKIEKERATTAAFVKARSRWGLVSDAVRLALAWR
- a CDS encoding ferredoxin family protein, with the protein product MTTSLVRIEDKLYQNRYLVDTGRPHIKVRQHQSPSSNLLALTLVCPANCYEVNEDGEVEITADGCMECGTCRVLCEESGDIDWSYPRGGFGVLFKFG
- the nifA gene encoding nif-specific transcriptional activator NifA, whose product is MDKRDLGTSGLYRISKALITSASLEIKLANVMNTLPALLPMRRGAIVALNADGELETTATFGFEQASSGARYLPAKAAIDRIVAKGSPLAFPDACKSDLFQDELQSLLSGTGQVTFIGVPMKVNQETLGTLWIDRANDGGTLEKEVRFLSLVANLVAQAIQLDRHQSRDDQPIMDEEGARKKNSGDRELPEPARQRPAKIDWIVGESPALKEVVEIVGVVARTNSAVLLRGESGTGKEFFARAIHELSPRRKKPFVKLNCAALSGSVLESELFGHEKGSFTGAISQRAGRFELADGGTLLLDEIGEISPAFQAKLLRVLQEGELERVGGTKTLKVDVRLICATNKNLETAVADGEFRADLYYRINVVPIFLPPLRERKGDIPRLARVFLDQFNKENNRDLTFSPAALDLLSKCYFPGNVRELENCVRRTATLARSRTIEPSDFSCQNGQCVSSMLWTGANRPHDGHTFNGLAMSRSLSVESPVSLGYSNGPDGLAATPHITDRELLISAMEKAGWVQAKAARILGLTPRQVGYALRRHRIPVKKI
- the nifB gene encoding nitrogenase cofactor biosynthesis protein NifB, whose protein sequence is MSAPIISLESLTNTTSSGQLLTTAKSGGCASSSCGLPSRPAEMDSATWEKIKDHPCFSEEAHHYFARMHVAVAPACNIQCNYCNRKYDCANESRPGVVSEKLTPDQALRKVIAVANEVPQLSVLGIAGPGDACYDWKKTRATFERVAREIPDIKLCISTNGLALPEHVDELAEMNVSHVTITINMVDPAVGEKIYPWIFYGHRRYTGMDAAKILHEQQMLGLEMLTERGILTKINSVMIPGVNDQHLIEVNKWVTERGAFLHNVMPLISDPAHGTWFGLTGQRGPNAFELKELQDRLEGGAKLMRHCRQCRADAVGLLGTDRGQEFTLDEIPLEIAYNGGKRHAYREVVARIRDDHVAAKNQAITTLGSVSARGTLQVAVATKGGGRINEHFGHAKEFQIYEASQAGIKFVGHRKVEPYCHGGWGEDANLVGIIAALEGIDIVLCARIGDCPKNKLIEAGIRATEAFGYDYIETAISALYATEYGDDLSQATA